The nucleotide window ATATCAGCTGATCGTTGAATATCAGGCCAAATTCAATTCGAATGAGTTTCCACAGGCAGTTGCTCAGAGATATTTGAACATCCTGTCTGACTCCAGCTATATTCTAAGATTATTAAGATAGAGAATCTTAAAAAGGTCCTTCCGAAAGGAGGGACCTTTTTTATTTGATCTAAGTTGAAAGAATTTTTACCACGTCAGCGCGCCGAAATGTTTTGGCAAATAAAAGGGCCGTCATGCCCATGCAATTCCTCAATTTTCTATCTGCTCCAGAATTGATCAGCAGCGAAGCAATCTGGGGATAACCCTTGAAGGAAACCCCCATTAAAATTGTATTGCCGGAATTGTCTCTTCCATTCACATCAGCTCCGGCCTCCAAGAGCAGTCTGCAGGCTGCTTCTCTTTCGTTGTAAGCAGCCAGCATCAGCAAGGAGTAGCCTCTATGGTTTTTGCGATTGGCGTCTCCGCCTTGGGCCAGGTAATTCACCAGGGCCGGAAGATCCCCCTGGCGGGCGTACTCAAAA belongs to Bdellovibrio svalbardensis and includes:
- a CDS encoding ankyrin repeat domain-containing protein, whose amino-acid sequence is MATWEEYKKTMRNEEDIFEYARQGDLPALVNYLAQGGDANRKNHRGYSLLMLAAYNEREAACRLLLEAGADVNGRDNSGNTILMGVSFKGYPQIASLLINSGADRKLRNCMGMTALLFAKTFRRADVVKILST